A stretch of the Balneolales bacterium ANBcel1 genome encodes the following:
- a CDS encoding universal stress protein gives MIATDGSPFANQSLQYAAGLYNSLPEKPVVYIVNVVSDPMGVGREGLPKEVEQSEKLLRKEALRFSEKGTDDKNIRIVVEVGDPRKKLVELLKRLDVDHLFMGGADFSSSAVDITSGGITNYMLHNLSGMVTIVK, from the coding sequence ATGATAGCTACGGACGGTTCGCCATTTGCAAATCAATCTTTGCAGTATGCGGCCGGGCTATACAACTCCCTGCCGGAAAAGCCGGTCGTGTATATCGTCAATGTTGTATCGGACCCCATGGGAGTTGGCCGGGAGGGATTGCCCAAAGAAGTTGAACAGTCGGAAAAACTGCTCAGGAAAGAGGCGCTCAGGTTTTCAGAGAAGGGGACGGACGATAAAAACATCAGGATTGTCGTGGAAGTGGGAGACCCCCGAAAAAAGCTCGTGGAATTGTTGAAGCGTCTGGATGTGGATCACCTGTTCATGGGCGGGGCCGACTTCAGCTCCTCGGCGGTGGATATCACATCCGGTGGAATCACAAACTACATGCTGCACAACCTGAGCGGCATGGTTACCATCGTCAAGTAG
- a CDS encoding cation diffusion facilitator family transporter — translation MSKKKTAPTSTEPAHNRTQRAITVSLVVSIIVFLIKLSAYLYTGANSVLSDAAESFIHVFAVGFSTFGIYLSQKPPDLDHPYGHERIGFFAVGAEGMLILVAALTICYQSVMSLFRGIQVFNLEAGAAIIFISAFINLVLGLYLVRTGKQENSMILIGNGKHTLTDVYTSGGVLVTLILISRTGLLFLDALVAMGIALYISLEGYRLVRYATTGLMDQTDPETDAKIRGILDGQAGDYISGWHDLRHRSTGSTLWIEFHLLFKPGVDLEKAHREATILEKKIMDQLGGHVIVTAHLEPEGEHARHHETLRDK, via the coding sequence ATGAGTAAAAAAAAGACTGCACCGACCAGTACAGAGCCTGCCCACAACCGGACCCAGAGAGCGATAACCGTCAGTCTGGTGGTATCAATTATTGTGTTTTTGATCAAACTTTCGGCCTATCTCTATACCGGTGCCAACAGTGTGCTTTCCGATGCTGCGGAAAGTTTTATACATGTATTCGCTGTCGGGTTTTCCACTTTCGGTATCTATCTGAGTCAAAAACCGCCAGACCTGGACCATCCCTATGGGCACGAACGCATTGGCTTTTTTGCAGTCGGAGCCGAAGGCATGCTCATTCTTGTCGCGGCCCTGACAATATGCTACCAATCGGTGATGAGCCTCTTCAGGGGGATCCAGGTATTCAATCTCGAAGCCGGTGCCGCCATCATTTTTATTTCCGCGTTCATCAACCTGGTACTTGGCCTGTACCTGGTTCGTACCGGCAAACAGGAAAACAGCATGATCCTGATAGGCAACGGAAAGCATACCCTTACCGATGTCTATACCAGCGGGGGAGTACTGGTAACTCTGATTCTGATATCAAGAACCGGTCTTCTGTTTCTGGATGCCCTTGTAGCCATGGGAATCGCCCTTTACATATCTCTGGAGGGGTATCGCCTGGTCCGTTATGCGACTACCGGATTGATGGATCAAACCGATCCGGAAACGGATGCCAAGATAAGAGGCATTCTTGACGGGCAAGCAGGTGATTACATTTCGGGCTGGCACGACTTGAGGCACCGGAGTACCGGGAGTACACTGTGGATCGAATTTCATTTGCTTTTCAAGCCCGGAGTGGATCTGGAAAAGGCCCACAGGGAAGCCACAATTCTCGAGAAAAAAATAATGGATCAGCTGGGCGGCCATGTTATCGTAACCGCTCATCTTGAGCCGGAAGGGGAACATGCGCGGCATCACGAAACGCTGCGTGACAAATAA
- a CDS encoding HD domain-containing protein — protein MQDLPESYRQLFRIISEAVSELGQKTYVIGGLVRDYYLRRIDPGHTYDIDLVTVGSGIRAAEAVAEKLGTDKIATYRRFGTARVTYRHFVLEFVGARRESYRSDSRKPIVEDGTLTDDQYRRDFTINALSWSLNPEDYGQLNDPFHGMRDLENETIRTPVDPVRTFSDDPLRMMRAIRFASQLHFSIDPDTKKGITESAERLDIVSRERIADELNKIVMSDLPSIGFQLMLDTGLLKRVLPELCDLQGVEEVHGIRHKDNFWHTLKVLDNVAMVSDNLWLRWAAILHDIAKPATKRFHPKQGWTFHGHDAVGARMVGAIFRRIGLPLDERMRYVKKLVRLHLRPIALVDEIVTDSAVRRLLFDAGDDIEDLMTLCRADITSKNDRKVKQYLQNFDLVEKKIAEVEEKDRIRNWKPPIGGEEIMEICGIGPGREVGTIKSMIQEAILSGTIANSREEAIAYLHSIKDSVLNNRQSRNHNQ, from the coding sequence TTGCAGGATCTTCCAGAATCTTACCGGCAGCTTTTTCGAATCATATCTGAGGCCGTCTCTGAATTAGGGCAGAAGACCTATGTCATTGGGGGTCTGGTCAGGGACTACTATCTGCGCCGCATCGATCCCGGACACACATACGATATCGATCTGGTAACGGTCGGATCCGGCATCCGAGCGGCAGAAGCGGTAGCGGAAAAGCTTGGAACGGACAAAATTGCTACGTATCGCCGTTTTGGAACAGCTCGTGTTACGTACCGGCATTTTGTACTCGAGTTTGTCGGAGCCCGCAGGGAAAGTTACCGCTCCGACTCCCGCAAGCCGATAGTGGAAGACGGGACGCTGACAGATGACCAGTACCGGCGGGATTTTACCATCAATGCGTTGTCATGGTCTTTGAACCCTGAAGATTACGGACAGCTGAATGATCCCTTCCATGGAATGCGAGATCTTGAAAATGAGACTATTCGCACACCCGTGGATCCGGTCCGCACTTTCAGTGACGACCCCCTGCGCATGATGCGGGCCATCCGGTTTGCCTCGCAGCTGCACTTCAGTATTGACCCCGACACGAAAAAGGGGATTACAGAGTCTGCCGAAAGGCTGGACATCGTCTCTCGGGAACGCATAGCAGACGAACTCAATAAAATTGTGATGAGCGACCTGCCTTCCATCGGGTTTCAACTGATGCTCGACACGGGGCTGCTGAAACGCGTTTTACCGGAGTTGTGTGATCTGCAGGGTGTGGAGGAAGTACATGGAATTCGTCACAAAGACAATTTTTGGCACACCCTGAAGGTACTTGACAATGTCGCCATGGTCTCCGACAATCTCTGGCTCCGTTGGGCGGCGATTTTGCACGATATTGCCAAACCTGCGACAAAACGGTTCCATCCGAAACAGGGCTGGACATTTCACGGGCATGATGCTGTCGGTGCCAGAATGGTGGGGGCCATTTTTCGTCGCATCGGTCTCCCCCTTGACGAGCGTATGCGCTATGTGAAAAAACTGGTTCGTCTCCATTTGAGGCCTATCGCGCTTGTTGATGAAATCGTAACAGACAGCGCTGTTCGTCGACTTCTTTTCGACGCCGGCGATGATATAGAAGATCTGATGACTCTGTGCCGGGCCGATATTACCAGCAAAAATGACCGCAAGGTCAAGCAGTACCTTCAAAACTTCGATCTGGTTGAGAAAAAAATTGCTGAGGTTGAAGAAAAAGACCGGATACGTAACTGGAAACCGCCGATTGGCGGTGAGGAGATCATGGAGATTTGCGGTATCGGTCCCGGCAGAGAAGTTGGCACGATTAAATCCATGATTCAGGAAGCCATTTTGAGTGGAACGATTGCCAACTCACGCGAAGAAGCCATCGCGTACCTTCATTCCATAAAAGACTCCGTTTTGAATAACCGACAATCCCGGAACCATAACCAGTAG
- the ispE gene encoding 4-(cytidine 5'-diphospho)-2-C-methyl-D-erythritol kinase, with amino-acid sequence MNDTDDTLWVARSPAKINLGLQVLGKLPNGYHEISTGFCFINWNDRFEVRRASSFSLSMSDDRLPVDHTNLIVKAVHLLKRYVALDDAYSVYVDKMIPFGAGLGGGSSNAATVLRILNKISGLDMQITELQSLVGYLGADIPIFLHGKPGIGSGIGTEISFHDIQPDAWIVTVFPDIHVSTAEAYRHCRSNETPDFTVEHILMNEPLEEWRYLLENDLEPWVIHQHPMIGDIKDQLYELGADYAAMSGSGSAVYGLFPQEFVAVDALNQLAEWKLQVNITPPAHVPDIGVYRSS; translated from the coding sequence TTGAACGATACCGATGACACTCTTTGGGTGGCGCGCTCCCCTGCAAAAATCAACCTTGGTTTGCAGGTACTGGGAAAACTCCCAAATGGATATCATGAAATATCCACCGGCTTCTGTTTCATAAACTGGAATGACCGGTTTGAGGTACGACGCGCTTCCTCATTCTCTCTCTCGATGTCAGATGACCGGCTGCCTGTCGATCATACCAATCTCATTGTCAAAGCGGTACATTTGCTCAAGCGGTATGTTGCACTGGATGATGCCTACTCCGTGTATGTCGACAAGATGATCCCGTTTGGAGCCGGCCTTGGCGGCGGAAGCAGCAATGCTGCCACCGTATTGAGAATCCTGAACAAAATCTCAGGTCTGGACATGCAGATTACTGAGCTACAATCACTTGTAGGATACCTCGGCGCCGATATCCCCATCTTTTTGCATGGAAAACCCGGCATCGGATCCGGCATCGGCACCGAAATATCGTTCCACGACATACAACCGGATGCCTGGATTGTTACGGTATTTCCCGATATCCATGTTTCAACCGCGGAGGCTTACCGGCACTGCCGGTCCAACGAAACCCCCGATTTTACGGTGGAACACATCCTGATGAACGAACCGCTGGAAGAGTGGCGTTATCTCCTTGAGAACGATCTGGAGCCATGGGTCATCCATCAACACCCGATGATCGGCGATATCAAGGATCAGCTCTATGAACTTGGAGCCGATTATGCGGCAATGAGTGGAAGCGGATCGGCTGTGTACGGTCTTTTTCCACAAGAGTTTGTGGCTGTTGACGCTCTGAATCAGCTGGCGGAATGGAAATTGCAGGTCAATATCACCCCTCCCGCACATGTTCCCGATATCGGCGTTTATCGCAGTTCCTGA